The region GCGCACCACTCCTCCGGCCTTCCGATCTTGACTCCGATGACCAGGATGTTCGTCTCGACCGACGCCGGATCGACCGATAGCTCCGGCAGCGCGGCGACGGCGCGAGCGAGATCCCTCGCCCTCCTGTGGTCCTCCGCGAGACGCGAGCGATGGTTGTGCAGGGCGTGGAGGCATCCGGCCGCGAGGATCCCGACCTGTCGCATTCCTCCTCCCAGCCTCTTGCGGACGAAACGGGCGCGGGCGACAAACTCCTCCGCGCCGCAGAGGACCGATCCGATGGGCGCGCCGAGCCCCTTCGAAAAACAGACGGAGACCGAGTCGGCCAGGGCGGCGTAGCGCGCCTCCGGGACGCCCGACGCGACCGCCGCGTTCCAGAGCCTCGCTCCGTCGAGATGGACTCTGAGACCCGCCTCCCTCGCAACCCTCGCGGTCGCATCCATCCCCTCGAGAGGAAGGACCTTCCCGCCCGCCCGATTGTGGGTGTTCTCGAAGACGAGGAGG is a window of Candidatus Eisenbacteria bacterium DNA encoding:
- a CDS encoding low specificity L-threonine aldolase, with translation VASGTMANQAAIAVHTSPGEEVLLEERSHVYLYEAGAPAVVSGVQVHPLPGEGGLVAADTLRAALRPPNVHFPASSLLVFENTHNRAGGKVLPLEGMDATARVAREAGLRVHLDGARLWNAAVASGVPEARYAALADSVSVCFSKGLGAPIGSVLCGAEEFVARARFVRKRLGGGMRQVGILAAGCLHALHNHRSRLAEDHRRARDLARAVAALPELSVDPASVETNILVIGVKIGRPEEWCAEMARLGVRIVPFGPGALRAVTHLDVSDEGIARASDAFGRCARMLREGRSPLRGWPG